From a region of the Microbacterium sp. nov. GSS16 genome:
- a CDS encoding DUF6301 family protein: MLQFWVDANWPMTEREAAELSSGIAWTQDQDGWVSNDRFGLSFPDVEGIGPADDPVKRIMLTLTDHEKHITDDFARFIADRFAEYVDGTSLNPRSTCGRRTRSGPRERAAGGTGLGGVHDTTAACHS; this comes from the coding sequence ATGCTGCAGTTCTGGGTGGACGCGAACTGGCCGATGACCGAGCGGGAGGCCGCGGAGTTGTCCAGCGGGATCGCCTGGACCCAGGACCAGGACGGCTGGGTGTCCAACGATCGCTTTGGACTGAGCTTTCCCGACGTCGAGGGCATCGGACCGGCAGATGACCCGGTGAAGAGGATCATGCTGACTCTCACCGATCACGAGAAGCACATCACCGACGACTTTGCTCGATTCATCGCCGACCGCTTCGCCGAGTACGTCGACGGGACCTCACTCAACCCGAGGTCGACCTGCGGAAGGCGAACAAGGAGTGGGCCGCGTGAGCGTGCAGCAGGCGGGACTGGGCTGGGAGGAGTTCACGACACAACTGCCGCGTGCCATTCGTGA
- a CDS encoding TetR/AcrR family transcriptional regulator has protein sequence MAPSATLGRRERAKAEKSARILAAARALFEERGFERTSMSEVARAADVAEGTVFQYAATKVELLMMVVDALWGAHERGTTTPSLSAFVAPGVATAGGETADRIAELISPLVTAMRRWSELATWVAREILFGADMPHRRRVLDHVDRLEEQIAARLQDGRADASGAIGAARDGVTGTAGEEPGAAATTGARLIVAGVLAELNRSRQGRIDGQDVDVVLRRLIDLVVAGVGAAR, from the coding sequence CTGGCGCCCTCGGCGACGCTGGGCAGGCGCGAGCGGGCGAAGGCGGAGAAGAGCGCCCGCATCCTCGCCGCGGCGCGCGCGCTCTTCGAGGAGCGCGGTTTCGAGCGGACCTCGATGAGCGAGGTCGCGCGCGCGGCGGATGTGGCCGAGGGCACTGTCTTCCAGTACGCGGCGACGAAGGTCGAGCTGCTCATGATGGTCGTCGATGCGCTCTGGGGAGCCCACGAGCGCGGGACGACCACCCCTTCGCTCTCTGCGTTCGTCGCGCCCGGCGTCGCGACGGCGGGCGGGGAGACCGCGGACCGGATCGCGGAGCTGATCTCGCCGCTCGTCACCGCGATGCGGCGGTGGTCCGAGCTTGCGACGTGGGTCGCCCGCGAGATCCTCTTCGGTGCGGACATGCCGCATCGCCGGCGGGTCCTCGACCACGTCGATCGCCTAGAAGAGCAGATCGCCGCGCGCCTGCAGGACGGCCGGGCCGACGCTTCCGGTGCGATCGGAGCGGCGCGGGACGGTGTGACAGGCACTGCCGGCGAGGAGCCCGGTGCGGCTGCGACAACCGGCGCCCGGCTCATCGTCGCCGGGGTGCTGGCCGAGCTCAACCGCTCCCGGCAGGGGCGCATCGACGGCCAGGACGTCGATGTTGTGCTCCGCCGGCTCATCGACCTCGTGGTGGCGGGGGTGGGCGCCGCCCGGTGA
- a CDS encoding TY-Chap domain-containing protein: protein MSVQQVGLGWEEFTTQLARAIRELPDRGFLVVQDGATHAYVQFAADDDAVAAECTSNSNQQLAHHADDNGEQLLAESGWTLCFDAQPNWTFRLDLPAITARFDQLAHSCVVALRDVYGTSAPEQLSYTAWCEPEVMHSGRTYTDEEISSLDAGQNPLPVESLTIPMTRR, encoded by the coding sequence GTGAGCGTGCAGCAGGTGGGACTGGGCTGGGAGGAGTTCACGACACAACTGGCGCGTGCCATTCGTGAACTTCCGGATCGAGGATTCCTCGTCGTCCAAGACGGAGCGACTCATGCCTATGTGCAGTTCGCTGCCGACGACGACGCAGTCGCAGCGGAGTGCACCAGTAACAGCAATCAACAACTCGCTCACCATGCCGACGACAACGGTGAGCAGCTGCTCGCAGAATCAGGTTGGACGCTTTGCTTCGATGCCCAGCCGAACTGGACGTTTCGCCTCGACCTTCCGGCGATCACAGCACGGTTCGACCAGCTCGCGCACAGCTGTGTCGTCGCGTTGCGCGATGTGTACGGAACCTCGGCCCCCGAGCAACTCAGCTACACCGCATGGTGTGAGCCGGAAGTGATGCACTCAGGCCGGACCTACACCGACGAGGAGATCTCTTCCCTCGATGCGGGGCAGAACCCCCTGCCGGTCGAGAGCCTCACCATCCCGATGACGCGTAGGTGA
- a CDS encoding class I SAM-dependent methyltransferase has translation MGDSRATSFGAEADSYEAARPDYPFEAVAWMLECMPEGSRRLADVGAGTGKLTRVVVEARDAEVVAIDPDATMLAKLREQVPGVPTFLGTAEALPLPDASVDAVVLGQAWHWVDPVTASAEIGRVVRPGGTLGLIWNARDGRVDWVRRLTAIMRASAAEEMLDAGGPTVAPPFGSLEGERWEWRRPMTRAQLHRMAASRSHLITASESELASIRRGMDDLFDELGLDEESSIDVPYVTWAFRALRG, from the coding sequence ATGGGCGATTCGCGAGCGACATCCTTCGGCGCCGAGGCCGACAGTTACGAGGCGGCACGACCCGACTATCCGTTCGAGGCGGTCGCGTGGATGCTCGAGTGCATGCCCGAGGGGTCGCGTCGTCTCGCGGATGTCGGCGCGGGAACCGGCAAACTCACCCGGGTGGTCGTCGAGGCGCGCGACGCCGAGGTCGTCGCCATCGATCCGGATGCCACTATGCTTGCGAAGCTGCGTGAGCAGGTGCCGGGCGTGCCGACGTTCCTCGGCACAGCGGAGGCGCTGCCGCTTCCGGATGCCAGTGTCGACGCGGTCGTGCTGGGGCAGGCGTGGCACTGGGTTGACCCCGTCACCGCGTCCGCGGAGATCGGGCGGGTGGTGCGCCCGGGTGGGACGCTGGGGCTGATCTGGAACGCACGCGACGGCCGCGTCGACTGGGTGCGCCGGCTCACGGCGATCATGCGCGCGAGCGCCGCGGAGGAGATGCTCGACGCCGGCGGTCCCACCGTCGCACCGCCGTTCGGCTCGCTGGAGGGCGAGCGGTGGGAGTGGCGGCGGCCGATGACGCGTGCCCAGCTGCACCGGATGGCTGCGTCGCGCAGCCACCTCATCACCGCATCGGAGAGTGAGCTGGCGAGCATCCGGCGGGGGATGGACGACCTGTTCGACGAACTGGGGCTGGATGAGGAGTCGAGCATCGACGTGCCGTACGTGACCTGGGCATTCCGGGCGCTGCGCGGCTGA
- the ychF gene encoding redox-regulated ATPase YchF, producing the protein MALTIGIVGLPNVGKSTLFNALTKNDVLAANYPFATIEPNIGVVNLPDPRLQVLAGIFGSERILPATVSFVDIAGIVRGASEGEGLGNQFLANIREADAIAQVVRGFVDDDVVHVEGTVDPKGDMETINAELMLADLQTIEKALPRFEKEVKQKKTDPSVLDAANAAKDALERGQLLSTAGIDLSPIKELGLLTAKPYIYVFNVDESVLTDEERKAELQALVAPAQAVFLDAKIESELIGLDPEDAQELLEATGQTESGLDQLARIGFATLGLQTYLTAGPKESRAWTIPQGAKAPQAAGVIHTDFEKGFIKAEVISFDDLVATGSVAEARAKGKARLEGKDYVMQDGDVVEFRFNV; encoded by the coding sequence GTGGCTCTTACTATCGGAATCGTCGGCCTGCCCAACGTCGGCAAGTCCACCCTCTTCAACGCGCTGACCAAGAACGACGTGCTCGCGGCGAACTACCCGTTCGCGACGATCGAGCCGAACATCGGCGTGGTGAACCTGCCCGATCCGCGCCTGCAGGTGCTGGCCGGGATCTTCGGCAGCGAGCGCATCCTGCCCGCCACCGTGTCGTTCGTCGACATCGCCGGCATCGTGCGCGGCGCGAGCGAGGGGGAGGGGCTCGGCAACCAGTTCCTCGCCAACATCCGCGAGGCCGACGCGATCGCGCAGGTCGTGCGCGGCTTCGTCGACGATGACGTCGTGCATGTCGAGGGAACCGTCGACCCCAAGGGCGACATGGAGACCATCAACGCCGAGCTCATGCTCGCCGATCTGCAGACGATCGAGAAGGCGCTGCCGCGCTTCGAGAAGGAAGTGAAGCAGAAGAAGACCGACCCGTCGGTTCTGGATGCCGCGAACGCAGCGAAGGATGCCCTCGAGCGCGGTCAGCTGCTCTCGACGGCGGGCATCGACCTGTCGCCGATCAAGGAGCTCGGTCTGCTGACGGCGAAGCCGTACATCTACGTGTTCAACGTCGATGAATCGGTGCTCACCGACGAGGAGCGGAAGGCAGAGCTGCAGGCTCTTGTCGCGCCCGCGCAGGCCGTGTTCCTCGACGCGAAGATCGAGTCGGAGCTGATCGGGCTGGACCCGGAGGACGCGCAGGAGCTGCTGGAGGCCACCGGTCAGACCGAATCGGGTCTCGACCAGCTCGCCCGCATCGGCTTCGCGACGCTCGGTCTGCAGACCTATCTCACCGCCGGCCCCAAGGAGTCGCGCGCCTGGACCATCCCGCAGGGCGCGAAGGCGCCGCAGGCGGCAGGCGTGATCCACACCGACTTCGAGAAGGGCTTCATCAAGGCCGAGGTCATCTCGTTCGACGACCTCGTCGCGACCGGGTCGGTCGCCGAGGCCCGCGCGAAGGGCAAGGCGCGGCTCGAGGGCAAGGATTACGTCATGCAGGACGGCGACGTGGTGGAGTTCCGCTTCAACGTCTAG
- a CDS encoding mismatch-specific DNA-glycosylase: MSASRADAVGLPADWSPWRAPSPLDGRRPGPADLARASAAGLGRDDVLPYPTDEESAGRVRLLMVGINPSPWTVAVNAPFARPGNRFWPSLATAGLTDEVVDASRGLSPEDERILAARGIGMTNLVARPTARADELASHELRAGGRRLLERVRLLRPRLVAVVGVTAFRTAFAVPRARMGAQESDALSGWPEEIPLWVVPNPSGLNAHETVESLAEWWRRVWAAGGPSSAP, encoded by the coding sequence GTGAGCGCTTCCCGAGCTGACGCGGTCGGGCTCCCGGCCGACTGGTCGCCCTGGCGTGCGCCGTCGCCACTCGACGGCAGACGTCCCGGCCCCGCCGATCTCGCGCGCGCGTCGGCCGCTGGTCTCGGCCGCGACGACGTGCTGCCCTACCCGACCGACGAGGAGTCCGCGGGCCGCGTGCGCCTGCTGATGGTCGGCATCAACCCCAGTCCGTGGACGGTCGCCGTGAACGCGCCCTTCGCGCGTCCGGGGAATCGGTTCTGGCCGTCGCTGGCCACGGCCGGCCTCACCGACGAGGTGGTCGACGCCTCGCGCGGCCTGTCGCCGGAAGACGAGCGGATCCTGGCCGCGCGCGGCATCGGCATGACGAACCTCGTCGCACGCCCCACGGCGCGCGCCGACGAACTCGCGTCGCACGAGCTGCGCGCCGGCGGCCGCCGTCTGCTCGAGCGGGTGCGCCTGCTGCGGCCTCGCCTGGTCGCCGTCGTCGGCGTCACCGCGTTCCGCACCGCGTTCGCGGTGCCGCGAGCGCGCATGGGCGCGCAGGAGTCGGATGCGCTCAGCGGATGGCCGGAGGAGATCCCGCTGTGGGTGGTGCCCAACCCGAGCGGGCTGAACGCGCACGAGACGGTCGAGAGCCTCGCGGAATGGTGGCGGAGGGTGTGGGCGGCGGGCGGGCCGTCATCCGCGCCGTAG
- a CDS encoding AAA family ATPase translates to MKIADDHRQCRIADRVSGHLVVISGLPGVGKTSVAEIAAALGGSIHLSIDAVEESMLSCGLPVSWQVGVAAYEATRAMAELNLQLGRSVVVDAVNDSEEARQTWRTAASRTGARLDFVHLVITDARTHVQRLRNRDRGLAHVGEPTWADVQRRRADYAVWSDEVLELDSTARTADEVARAIVSRLSAKQ, encoded by the coding sequence GTGAAGATTGCCGACGATCACAGACAATGCCGGATTGCGGATCGCGTGAGTGGTCATCTTGTCGTGATCTCTGGTCTTCCGGGGGTCGGGAAGACCAGTGTCGCTGAGATCGCTGCTGCACTCGGGGGCTCCATTCACCTGTCCATCGACGCGGTGGAGGAGTCGATGCTCTCTTGCGGACTGCCCGTGAGCTGGCAGGTCGGCGTAGCCGCGTACGAGGCGACTCGCGCGATGGCGGAATTGAATCTGCAACTCGGTCGCAGCGTCGTGGTCGATGCGGTGAACGATAGTGAAGAGGCTCGGCAGACCTGGCGGACTGCGGCATCGCGGACGGGCGCGCGGCTCGACTTCGTGCACCTCGTGATCACGGACGCAAGAACGCACGTGCAGCGGCTTCGCAACAGGGATCGTGGTCTCGCCCATGTCGGCGAGCCGACGTGGGCGGACGTTCAGCGGCGTCGTGCCGATTACGCGGTGTGGTCAGATGAGGTCTTGGAGTTAGATTCGACAGCACGAACGGCGGATGAGGTCGCACGCGCGATCGTGTCCCGCCTCAGCGCGAAGCAGTGA
- a CDS encoding 3'-5' exonuclease, which translates to MPLDFTAIDFETANSSPASACSVGLVRVRDGAVVAQTGWLIRPPMGHDDFNEWNVRIHGIHPHHVIGAATWAEQLDRLCDFAGDDVLVAHNAGFDLNVLRRACEATGLAAPPYRSLCSLAVARKTYTLDSYRLPLAAAAAGFGEFAHHDALADARACAQIVIDAARRAAVRDVAALGAALGVALSAPLVCELEPAVA; encoded by the coding sequence GTGCCACTGGACTTCACTGCGATCGATTTCGAGACGGCGAACTCCAGTCCCGCCTCCGCCTGCTCCGTCGGGCTCGTCCGCGTCCGCGACGGCGCGGTGGTCGCGCAGACCGGATGGCTTATCCGTCCGCCGATGGGTCACGACGACTTCAACGAGTGGAACGTCCGGATCCACGGCATCCATCCGCACCACGTCATCGGTGCCGCGACGTGGGCGGAGCAGCTCGACCGCCTCTGCGATTTCGCGGGAGACGACGTGCTCGTCGCGCACAACGCCGGATTCGACCTGAACGTGCTGCGTCGCGCCTGCGAGGCCACCGGCCTCGCCGCGCCGCCGTACCGCTCACTGTGCTCGCTCGCCGTGGCCCGCAAGACGTACACGCTGGACTCGTACCGACTGCCGCTCGCGGCCGCTGCGGCCGGTTTCGGGGAGTTCGCGCACCACGACGCTCTCGCCGACGCCCGTGCGTGCGCGCAGATCGTCATCGACGCCGCCCGTCGTGCCGCGGTGCGCGATGTCGCGGCACTCGGCGCCGCCCTGGGCGTGGCTCTCTCGGCCCCGCTCGTCTGTGAGCTCGAGCCCGCTGTGGCCTGA
- a CDS encoding DUF6301 family protein, which produces MSIWQSIPVDEALDMLQFWVDANWPMTEREAAELSSGIAWTQDQDGWVSNDRFGLSFPDVEGIGPADDPVKRIMLTLTDHEKHITDDFARFIADRFAEYVDGAEKRWGKGALRRGEVDRAYFDLESRGGVMIVRSKVVEALYLTQPEVDLRKANKEWAA; this is translated from the coding sequence ATGAGCATCTGGCAGTCGATTCCGGTCGATGAAGCGCTAGACATGCTGCAGTTCTGGGTGGACGCGAACTGGCCGATGACCGAGCGGGAGGCCGCGGAGTTGTCCAGCGGGATCGCCTGGACCCAGGACCAGGACGGCTGGGTGTCCAACGATCGCTTTGGACTGAGCTTTCCCGACGTCGAGGGCATCGGACCGGCAGATGACCCCGTGAAGAGGATCATGCTGACCCTCACCGATCACGAGAAGCACATCACCGACGACTTTGCTCGATTCATCGCCGACCGCTTCGCCGAGTACGTCGACGGGGCCGAAAAGCGTTGGGGCAAAGGCGCATTGCGTCGCGGCGAGGTTGATCGCGCCTACTTCGATCTGGAGTCGCGGGGTGGTGTCATGATCGTCCGATCGAAAGTTGTGGAGGCGCTGTACCTCACTCAACCCGAGGTCGACCTGCGGAAGGCGAACAAGGAGTGGGCCGCGTGA
- the pdxH gene encoding pyridoxamine 5'-phosphate oxidase — MPLATPPATPFPLFEEWFAEARSAEASDRPFSATAMTLSTVAKVGDHWRPRSRIVLLKDWDERGFVFFTHIDSDKGRELAAHPQASLVFHWPELERQIRVEGVAAPVTRSEVEAYHATRPRGSQLGAWASRQSRPIADRAELEAAVAQAEARFADAEVPAPPHWGGFRIAPERIEFWQGRRSRLHDRLVYRRGESGWTTELLAP; from the coding sequence ATGCCCCTTGCCACGCCGCCTGCGACTCCCTTCCCGCTCTTTGAGGAGTGGTTCGCCGAGGCGCGCAGCGCCGAAGCATCCGACCGTCCGTTCTCAGCCACGGCGATGACGCTCTCCACCGTCGCCAAGGTCGGGGATCATTGGCGGCCGCGTTCTCGCATCGTGCTGCTGAAGGACTGGGACGAGCGGGGCTTCGTGTTCTTCACCCACATCGACTCCGATAAGGGTCGCGAGCTCGCCGCGCATCCCCAGGCATCGCTGGTGTTCCACTGGCCCGAACTCGAGCGGCAGATCCGGGTCGAGGGGGTGGCGGCCCCGGTCACCCGCTCCGAGGTCGAGGCGTATCACGCCACCCGTCCGCGCGGGTCGCAGCTGGGCGCGTGGGCGTCGCGTCAGAGCAGGCCGATCGCCGACCGAGCGGAACTGGAGGCCGCGGTCGCCCAGGCCGAAGCGCGCTTCGCGGATGCCGAGGTGCCGGCGCCCCCGCACTGGGGAGGCTTTCGGATAGCGCCCGAGCGGATCGAGTTCTGGCAGGGTCGACGGTCGCGCCTGCACGACCGTCTCGTCTACCGTCGCGGCGAGTCCGGCTGGACGACGGAGCTGCTGGCCCCGTGA
- a CDS encoding DUF2254 family protein yields MLAVNIPRLLDCEDPWGMRIELVPSLGTPAPSGGILLRTSAPVGRAQCRALESALAFGDALSPVSGHFGAIRAMVDIALKALSPAVNDPSRAVQALDEIEDLLAELAPDIAKREALLAAHPDASVLRDWTRSWAGYVAAATDEIRQYGTGSVQIQRRLRVLFPSRAGCRSPGAILSVLRIESTTIAAWKLGMTRSWRPRRRWAGASGRRRRRAPASSPRRARSSRSAVSSGPR; encoded by the coding sequence GTGCTCGCCGTCAACATCCCGCGCCTGCTCGACTGCGAGGACCCGTGGGGCATGCGCATCGAGCTCGTGCCCAGCCTGGGCACTCCCGCGCCGAGCGGCGGGATCCTCTTGCGGACCTCGGCGCCGGTGGGCCGGGCCCAGTGCCGCGCGCTCGAATCGGCGCTGGCGTTCGGCGACGCGCTCTCGCCCGTCAGCGGGCACTTCGGCGCGATCCGCGCCATGGTCGACATCGCGCTCAAGGCGCTCTCGCCCGCGGTCAACGATCCCAGCCGCGCCGTCCAGGCGCTCGACGAGATCGAGGACCTCCTCGCCGAACTCGCCCCGGACATCGCGAAGCGCGAGGCGCTCCTGGCCGCCCACCCCGACGCGTCGGTGCTGCGCGACTGGACGCGCAGCTGGGCCGGCTACGTGGCCGCGGCCACCGACGAGATCCGCCAGTACGGGACCGGGAGCGTCCAGATCCAGCGGCGGCTGCGGGTGCTCTTCCCGTCGCGCGCCGGATGCCGATCACCCGGCGCGATATTGAGTGTACTCAGAATTGAGTCGACTACAATTGCCGCATGGAAACTCGGGATGACACGGAGCTGGCGCCCTCGGCGACGCTGGGCAGGCGCGAGCGGGCGAAGGCGGAGAAGAGCGCCCGCATCCTCGCCGCGGCGCGCGCGCTCTTCGAGGAGCGCGGTTTCGAGCGGACCTCGATGA
- a CDS encoding dihydrofolate reductase family protein, which yields MGTLSYTATISIDGYAAGPDGDFQFGAPSEQVFRFHVERMAAISTEILGRRTYDLMHYWEAEPEEENWGDDERAFARLWQGLDVVAASSSLNSDDITRENHRLVTQLTLDEIRRITQHALGEVEIFGPTTAAPAIRAGLVQDFRFFVVPVILGGGLRALPEDARLDLRLIESRVFENGFTMLHYRAAQAHPAGAD from the coding sequence ATGGGAACTCTGAGCTACACCGCGACCATCTCGATCGACGGGTACGCGGCCGGCCCCGACGGCGACTTCCAATTCGGTGCGCCGAGCGAACAGGTGTTCCGTTTCCACGTCGAGCGGATGGCCGCGATCTCCACCGAGATCCTCGGGCGGCGCACGTACGACCTGATGCACTACTGGGAGGCGGAGCCCGAGGAGGAGAACTGGGGCGACGACGAACGTGCGTTCGCGAGGCTGTGGCAGGGACTCGACGTCGTCGCGGCGTCATCGTCGCTGAACTCAGACGACATCACGCGCGAGAACCACAGGCTCGTCACGCAGCTCACGCTCGACGAGATCCGCCGTATCACGCAGCATGCGTTGGGGGAGGTGGAGATCTTCGGGCCGACGACGGCCGCGCCGGCCATCCGCGCGGGCCTCGTTCAGGACTTCCGCTTCTTCGTCGTCCCGGTGATTCTCGGTGGCGGACTGCGGGCGTTGCCCGAGGATGCGCGTCTGGATCTGCGTCTGATCGAGAGTCGCGTCTTCGAGAACGGTTTCACGATGCTGCACTACCGTGCCGCGCAGGCGCACCCCGCCGGTGCCGACTGA
- a CDS encoding cryptochrome/photolyase family protein, with amino-acid sequence MGVRRGVAVTGAALRLVFPHQLFTEHLDAGDSTVMVLIEHDLLLRQYAFHSHKLVLHRASMDAFARRLRDNGFETEVLRSSAEQSSRAQLAALVARRAPSSVTWFDPVDEWLERDIHSALRDGGYETHQDDELETPNFLTTRADIDDWFGRHGARMQEFYIWQRRRLGILVDDEGRPAGGAWSYDAENRKKLPRGYTPPIPGRFGAVTALHEGDGMLDLDELGDESRDTDRDPDVVAAIAWVRAEFPDAPGDPELFTWPTTPEEARAHLAEFVADRLADFGPYEDAISATHPFIDHSLISAALNIGLLDPRQVVRAVLDGMGSHTPLASIEGFVRQVIGWREYMRATYRVRGTELRTSNVLAHSNRLGEGWWDARTGLAPVDLVISRVLRTGYAHHIERLMVLGNAMSLLRVHPDDVYRWFMEMFIDAYDWVMVPNVYAMSQFAAGEAITTKPYVSGSNYLRKMSDLPHGEWEGDWDDLYWTFVDDHRDVFAQNPRSRMIARLLDQMDPDKIASHRERAAAVMSRRAAVSLRRG; translated from the coding sequence GTGGGAGTGCGACGAGGCGTCGCTGTGACGGGCGCTGCGCTGCGGCTCGTCTTCCCGCACCAGCTCTTCACCGAGCATCTCGACGCCGGTGACAGCACCGTGATGGTGCTCATCGAGCACGACCTGCTGCTGCGCCAGTACGCCTTCCATTCCCACAAGCTCGTGCTGCATCGCGCGTCGATGGATGCCTTCGCACGGCGGCTGCGCGACAACGGCTTCGAAACCGAGGTGCTGCGCAGCTCAGCCGAGCAGAGCAGCCGGGCGCAGCTGGCCGCACTCGTCGCCCGGCGCGCCCCGTCGAGCGTGACCTGGTTCGATCCGGTCGATGAGTGGCTCGAGCGCGACATCCATTCGGCGCTCCGCGACGGCGGGTACGAGACCCACCAGGATGACGAGCTCGAGACGCCCAACTTCCTCACCACTCGTGCTGACATCGATGACTGGTTCGGTCGGCACGGCGCGCGCATGCAGGAGTTCTACATCTGGCAGCGGCGGCGACTCGGCATCCTCGTCGACGACGAGGGGCGACCCGCCGGGGGAGCGTGGTCGTACGACGCCGAGAACCGCAAGAAGCTGCCGCGCGGATACACACCGCCCATCCCCGGACGCTTCGGCGCCGTGACGGCTCTGCACGAAGGGGACGGGATGCTCGATCTCGACGAGCTCGGCGATGAGAGCCGCGACACCGACCGCGATCCGGACGTCGTCGCCGCGATCGCCTGGGTGCGTGCGGAGTTCCCGGATGCTCCCGGCGACCCCGAGCTGTTCACCTGGCCGACGACACCGGAGGAGGCGCGGGCGCACCTCGCCGAGTTCGTCGCCGACCGTCTGGCTGACTTCGGTCCGTACGAAGACGCCATCTCGGCCACTCACCCCTTCATCGACCACAGCCTGATCTCGGCCGCACTGAACATCGGGCTGCTCGATCCTCGCCAGGTGGTGCGGGCGGTGCTCGACGGAATGGGCTCGCACACGCCCCTCGCCTCGATCGAGGGTTTCGTGCGACAGGTGATCGGCTGGCGCGAGTACATGCGCGCCACGTATCGGGTTCGGGGCACCGAGCTGCGCACCTCGAACGTGCTCGCGCATTCGAATCGGCTCGGCGAAGGGTGGTGGGATGCCCGCACCGGCCTGGCTCCCGTCGATCTCGTCATCTCACGTGTGCTGCGCACGGGCTATGCGCACCACATCGAGCGATTGATGGTGCTGGGCAACGCGATGAGTCTGCTGCGTGTGCACCCCGACGACGTCTACCGCTGGTTCATGGAGATGTTCATCGACGCGTACGACTGGGTGATGGTGCCCAACGTCTACGCGATGAGTCAGTTCGCCGCCGGCGAGGCCATCACCACGAAGCCGTACGTGTCGGGCAGCAACTACCTGCGCAAGATGTCGGACCTGCCGCACGGCGAATGGGAGGGTGACTGGGATGACCTGTACTGGACCTTCGTCGACGATCACCGAGATGTCTTCGCGCAGAATCCCCGGTCGCGGATGATCGCCCGGCTGCTCGACCAGATGGATCCCGACAAGATCGCGTCGCATCGCGAACGGGCAGCCGCGGTGATGTCGCGCAGAGCGGCCGTCTCGCTACGGCGCGGATGA
- a CDS encoding 3-hydroxyacyl-CoA dehydrogenase, with amino-acid sequence MSDIARVTVLGAGVLGAQIAYQTAYSGFDVTVYDIGDEALSAGRKRLDALVTAYRAEVEGATEASTQAALERLAMTTDLAQAAGNADLIIEAVPERLDIKRETYEKLAALAPEHTIFATNSSTLLPSDMKDFTGRPDRFLALHFANQIWKFNTAEVMGTAETNPAVFDTVVEFARAIGMVPIPVLKERPGYVLNSLLVPFLNAALDLAAGGYAQPEDVDNVWRIATGAPMGPFQIYDIVGLGTAYNILSSGDEHSQRLAAWLKEHYIDRGRMGAGAGGGFYDDPQG; translated from the coding sequence ATGAGCGACATCGCCCGCGTCACCGTGCTGGGCGCCGGAGTGCTCGGCGCCCAGATCGCCTACCAGACCGCCTACTCCGGCTTCGACGTCACCGTCTACGACATCGGCGACGAGGCCCTGAGCGCCGGCCGCAAGCGCCTGGACGCGCTCGTCACCGCCTACCGGGCCGAGGTCGAGGGCGCCACCGAGGCCAGCACGCAGGCAGCGCTCGAGCGCCTGGCGATGACGACGGACCTCGCGCAGGCCGCGGGGAATGCCGATCTCATCATCGAGGCCGTCCCGGAGCGCCTCGACATAAAGCGCGAGACATACGAGAAGCTCGCGGCGCTCGCCCCCGAGCACACGATCTTCGCGACGAACTCCTCGACCCTGTTGCCCAGCGACATGAAGGACTTCACGGGGCGGCCCGACCGCTTCCTCGCCCTGCACTTCGCCAACCAGATCTGGAAGTTCAACACCGCCGAGGTCATGGGCACAGCGGAGACGAACCCCGCGGTTTTCGACACGGTCGTGGAGTTCGCCCGCGCCATCGGTATGGTGCCCATTCCCGTGCTCAAGGAGCGCCCCGGCTACGTGCTCAACTCGCTGCTCGTGCCTTTCCTCAATGCGGCCCTCGACCTGGCGGCGGGCGGCTACGCACAGCCAGAGGACGTCGACAACGTCTGGCGGATCGCCACGGGCGCGCCCATGGGACCGTTCCAGATCTACGACATCGTGGGCCTCGGCACCGCCTACAACATCCTGTCGAGCGGCGATGAGCACAGCCAGCGCCTCGCCGCCTGGCTCAAGGAGCACTACATCGACCGCGGCCGCATGGGCGCCGGCGCGGGCGGCGGCTTCTACGACGACCCGCAGGGCTGA